A single Leptolyngbya sp. FACHB-261 DNA region contains:
- a CDS encoding FAD-dependent monooxygenase has protein sequence MSRKIIVIGGGIGGLTLARVCLDASIPVEVYEKRTLPEMLSGPGGIFIQRNAMRVYQLLWDGQLYDRFYQHGGTIREGGFFNKNGELLYLNSPKFVQADNLGICLLRPELQQILYDALPEGTVKTGCVFENFEESQDTVRVFFQNGSIAEGSVLVGADGLYSSVRAQLQEKEQLERPIYSGTCCWRGYFEAAGLPLDERYSWSEYWGQGDRFGYFDVGSGRFSFYAFVNTPAGGTDELAGGALNALRSRFSSYANPVPAILDALSAQPIYRDDIYDREPLGQTWGRGRVTLIGDAAHPVQPNLGQGGCMAIEDAFELVKQLIVSHEAETVPSLLRQFEASRCDRINRVFTTSRQVGQLGQAENAIACFIRNWIYKLTPTWLADQQFKWLFDYVPRWTKVS, from the coding sequence TTGAGCCGAAAGATAATTGTCATTGGCGGCGGAATTGGCGGATTGACCCTAGCGCGTGTGTGCCTTGATGCAAGCATCCCAGTGGAAGTCTATGAAAAGCGGACATTACCTGAAATGCTGTCAGGACCGGGTGGTATTTTCATTCAGCGGAATGCCATGCGGGTTTATCAACTGCTTTGGGACGGGCAACTTTACGATCGCTTCTACCAGCATGGCGGCACGATTCGAGAGGGTGGCTTCTTTAACAAAAATGGAGAACTGCTCTACCTCAATTCGCCAAAATTCGTGCAAGCAGACAACCTGGGAATTTGTTTACTGCGACCGGAATTGCAGCAAATCCTCTACGATGCGCTACCAGAAGGAACGGTAAAAACGGGATGTGTCTTTGAGAACTTTGAGGAGAGTCAAGACACTGTGCGGGTGTTCTTCCAGAACGGCAGCATTGCAGAAGGAAGTGTCTTAGTCGGTGCTGATGGGCTGTATTCCAGTGTGCGGGCGCAGTTGCAGGAAAAAGAGCAATTGGAACGGCCCATCTACAGCGGTACATGCTGCTGGCGGGGATATTTTGAGGCAGCTGGACTACCGCTGGATGAGCGGTACAGTTGGTCAGAATATTGGGGGCAGGGCGATCGCTTTGGCTATTTTGATGTTGGCTCTGGTCGTTTTTCGTTCTATGCCTTCGTCAATACCCCTGCTGGCGGCACTGATGAATTGGCAGGCGGTGCATTGAATGCCTTGCGATCGCGCTTTTCGAGCTATGCCAACCCAGTACCAGCCATTCTCGATGCCCTGAGCGCTCAGCCTATCTACCGCGATGACATCTATGATCGCGAACCGTTGGGACAAACCTGGGGTAGAGGACGAGTCACGCTGATTGGCGATGCCGCTCATCCTGTGCAGCCCAACTTGGGTCAAGGCGGCTGTATGGCTATCGAAGATGCCTTTGAACTGGTCAAACAGCTTATCGTAAGTCATGAAGCGGAGACAGTTCCATCGTTGCTACGACAGTTTGAAGCAAGCCGCTGCGATCGCATTAATCGTGTCTTCACCACCTCCCGTCAAGTGGGTCAACTCGGACAGGCAGAGAATGCAATCGCCTGTTTTATCCGCAACTGGATCTATAAATTGACTCCGACTTGGCTTGCTGATCAGCAGTTTAAGTGGCTATTCGATTACGTTCCGCGCTGGACTAAAGTGAGTTAG
- a CDS encoding class I SAM-dependent methyltransferase, which yields MPEDKAFYDNSELLSGYLAHRARPDNPNDTLERPLFLELAGDLTNLDILDLGCGNAAFGKEALLQGARSYTGIEVSQSMVDLARQMLADTSGQVRHESIETWRAQTEQVDLVSSRLALHYVENLESVFQEIYEVLCPGGRVIISVEHPVITSNFESLAEGRRTTWLVNNYFKPGARVHQWLGNQVTKYHHTLEEYFNLVADAGLELKHVRESRPKKSYFLSEEEYERRLRIPLFLLIAACKPR from the coding sequence ATGCCTGAAGACAAAGCCTTCTACGACAACTCAGAATTACTATCGGGTTATCTCGCACACCGGGCTCGACCCGATAACCCCAATGACACACTAGAGCGTCCGCTCTTTTTAGAACTTGCTGGTGATCTCACCAATCTGGACATTCTTGATTTAGGGTGCGGGAATGCTGCGTTTGGGAAAGAGGCTCTGTTGCAAGGGGCGCGCTCCTACACAGGCATTGAAGTCTCTCAGTCAATGGTTGACCTTGCCCGTCAAATGCTTGCAGACACCTCTGGTCAGGTTCGCCACGAAAGCATAGAAACATGGCGAGCCCAGACAGAACAAGTTGATTTGGTGTCGTCGCGGCTGGCACTGCATTATGTTGAAAATCTCGAATCTGTGTTTCAAGAAATCTATGAGGTGCTGTGTCCTGGTGGGCGGGTGATTATATCGGTCGAGCATCCTGTCATTACATCGAACTTTGAGAGCTTAGCAGAAGGTCGCCGCACGACCTGGTTGGTTAACAACTACTTCAAACCGGGTGCAAGAGTGCACCAATGGCTTGGCAATCAGGTCACGAAGTATCACCACACTTTGGAAGAGTATTTTAACCTCGTTGCAGACGCTGGACTTGAGCTAAAGCATGTGCGAGAGTCACGTCCTAAAAAGAGCTATTTTTTGAGCGAGGAAGAATATGAGCGGCGTTTACGGATTCCGCTGTTTTTATTGATCGCGGCATGTAAGCCAAGATGA
- a CDS encoding acetyltransferase — protein sequence MSKQGDMGLQEGVYLVTSEDFPCLVEVWEASVRATHLFLMEADIQFFKPLVQDALPQMAELACARDEQGQVVGFVGVVEDKVEMLFIHPLWRGQGVGRRLLEHAVKALGATKVDVNEQNEQAVGFYLRLGFEVEGRSELDGLGKPFPLLHMRLRD from the coding sequence ATGAGTAAGCAGGGTGATATGGGATTGCAAGAGGGCGTTTACCTGGTCACTTCAGAAGATTTCCCGTGCCTAGTCGAAGTGTGGGAGGCCTCCGTCCGCGCCACGCATCTGTTCTTGATGGAAGCGGATATCCAGTTCTTCAAGCCATTGGTGCAGGATGCCCTTCCCCAGATGGCAGAACTAGCCTGTGCGCGTGATGAGCAGGGCCAGGTTGTTGGCTTTGTTGGTGTGGTGGAGGACAAAGTTGAGATGCTATTTATCCATCCCCTGTGGCGAGGGCAAGGGGTTGGGCGACGACTGCTGGAGCATGCGGTCAAGGCGCTTGGTGCTACCAAGGTTGATGTGAATGAGCAGAATGAACAGGCGGTGGGGTTTTATCTGCGGCTGGGGTTTGAAGTAGAAGGGCGTTCGGAGTTGGATGGCTTGGGCAAGCCGTTTCCTCTATTGCATATGCGCTTACGTGATTGA
- a CDS encoding Rpn family recombination-promoting nuclease/putative transposase yields MTDHDRLFKELLSTFFLEFVELFLPDAAAFLERNSLTFLDKELFTDVTSGERYEADLVVRAQFQGEISCFLIHVEHQAQPQKDFGQRMFRYFARLSEQYGLPVYPVVLFSYDSPKQAAAQQHRVEFPGWVVLEFNYRVIQLN; encoded by the coding sequence ATGACTGACCACGACCGCCTGTTCAAAGAACTCCTATCCACCTTTTTCCTGGAGTTCGTAGAGTTGTTTCTACCCGATGCAGCAGCCTTCCTGGAACGCAACTCCCTCACCTTTCTCGACAAAGAACTGTTCACCGATGTCACCTCAGGCGAGCGCTACGAAGCCGACCTAGTCGTCAGAGCCCAGTTCCAAGGCGAGATCTCCTGCTTTCTGATTCATGTAGAGCACCAGGCGCAGCCGCAGAAAGATTTCGGCCAGCGCATGTTCCGATACTTCGCCCGATTGAGTGAGCAGTATGGGCTGCCAGTGTATCCAGTCGTGCTGTTCTCATATGACTCCCCCAAGCAGGCAGCAGCTCAGCAGCATCGGGTCGAGTTTCCTGGCTGGGTAGTGCTGGAGTTCAACTACCGGGTGATTCAGCTCAACTGA
- a CDS encoding DUF4351 domain-containing protein, translating to MAKMSMERQERPVVKLECLRMLASLELDPARTQLISGFVDMYLELGPEEEREFEEGLGRIEREQQEQVMQIVTSWMRQGLQQGLQQGRQEGQQEGRQQEALTLILRLLNRRLGAVTPENRTVIQSLSVEHLEDLAEALLDFSDEADLRDWLRSRDLPQEQG from the coding sequence ATGGCCAAGATGAGCATGGAACGGCAAGAGCGCCCAGTGGTGAAGCTAGAGTGTCTGCGAATGCTGGCGAGTCTAGAACTAGACCCAGCGCGAACTCAACTGATCTCAGGGTTTGTAGACATGTATCTAGAGCTAGGACCAGAGGAGGAAAGGGAGTTTGAGGAGGGCCTTGGTAGGATTGAGCGAGAGCAGCAGGAGCAGGTCATGCAGATAGTCACCAGTTGGATGCGGCAAGGTCTCCAGCAGGGTCTTCAGCAGGGCCGACAAGAGGGCCAGCAAGAAGGCCGACAACAGGAAGCCCTAACGCTGATTCTGCGCTTGCTCAACCGCCGATTGGGGGCAGTGACGCCAGAGAATCGCACAGTGATCCAGTCATTGTCAGTTGAGCACCTGGAAGACCTAGCTGAGGCGTTGCTAGATTTCTCTGACGAAGCGGATTTGCGTGACTGGTTGCGCAGTCGAGATTTGCCCCAAGAACAGGGTTAA
- a CDS encoding Uma2 family endonuclease: MLTEIRQLSVRDYHCMVETGILAVDERVELLAGQIFRMAAKGTAHSAVVTRVERLLKRCLGEQVVICLQDPVQLDDFSEPEPDIAVVRVDPLEYEDHHPRPSEIYWLTEVADITLKRDLEIKASLYAQSGISEYWVLDVNEQQLHVFRSPSPKDYESKTVLSEEQTISPLTFPNCKIAIRELLRPREQ; this comes from the coding sequence ATGCTGACTGAAATCCGCCAACTCAGCGTGCGTGACTACCACTGCATGGTAGAAACCGGGATTTTGGCAGTAGATGAGCGGGTGGAATTGCTGGCAGGACAAATTTTTAGAATGGCGGCGAAGGGAACGGCACACAGCGCAGTGGTCACTCGGGTAGAACGGCTGCTGAAGCGCTGCCTGGGGGAACAAGTGGTCATCTGTTTGCAAGATCCCGTACAACTGGATGATTTCTCTGAACCAGAGCCAGATATTGCAGTGGTTCGGGTTGATCCTTTGGAATACGAGGATCATCACCCTAGGCCCAGTGAGATCTATTGGCTAACAGAGGTTGCTGATATAACCCTTAAACGCGATTTAGAAATCAAAGCTTCTCTCTACGCCCAATCAGGCATCTCAGAATACTGGGTCTTGGATGTAAATGAGCAACAGTTACATGTGTTCCGTTCGCCCAGTCCCAAAGATTATGAAAGCAAGACTGTTTTGTCTGAAGAACAGACCATCTCACCTCTAACTTTTCCAAACTGTAAAATTGCAATTCGAGAGCTACTACGTCCGAGAGAACAGTGA
- a CDS encoding type II toxin-antitoxin system ParD family antitoxin gives MNVSLTPELERYIQEKLASGMYYSASEVILEGLRMLQEKDRMQEIRLQELRQEIQAGLDSGESTPLDIQAIKTKARQRHQQR, from the coding sequence ATGAACGTGTCTCTGACACCAGAGTTAGAGCGGTACATTCAAGAAAAACTTGCCAGTGGCATGTACTACTCTGCCAGTGAGGTCATTCTCGAAGGACTACGGATGCTCCAGGAGAAAGACCGCATGCAAGAGATCCGCTTGCAGGAACTGCGGCAAGAGATACAGGCCGGTCTCGACAGCGGAGAGTCAACCCCGTTGGATATCCAGGCAATCAAGACAAAAGCACGGCAGCGTCACCAGCAGAGATAG
- a CDS encoding type II toxin-antitoxin system RelE/ParE family toxin codes for MATLFKRPLAELDLLDIWGFIADDSIDRADSFLDQMDSKLQTLARNPGLGKRQEELLPGLRSFPIGNYVVFYREIENGIDVIRVLRGSRDIEAIFRQD; via the coding sequence ATGGCGACCCTCTTTAAACGCCCATTAGCTGAACTAGATCTGCTAGATATCTGGGGATTCATTGCAGACGACAGCATAGACCGAGCAGATAGTTTTTTGGACCAGATGGACAGCAAGCTGCAAACTCTAGCCCGTAATCCAGGATTGGGTAAACGGCAAGAGGAGCTGTTGCCCGGATTAAGGAGCTTCCCGATTGGTAACTACGTAGTGTTTTACCGAGAGATTGAGAACGGCATTGATGTCATTCGAGTTCTACGAGGATCACGCGACATTGAGGCAATTTTTAGGCAGGATTGA
- a CDS encoding GerMN domain-containing protein, translated as MLLNWNSAGSSTSLWQFDLKLRLLLLAVLLGWGNWSAQAKAEPSPVPMMRQVQVFFPTNASGGNDFTQTRPVRRDTPGLRVAQFAVEQLIAGPTSGEQQQGLRSAVRLQGSSNCGRDFALAISGRTARLRFCRQVVSNGIGDDARAMSAIEATLRQFPTVNRVVILNPNGDCLGDESGENRCLRNP; from the coding sequence GTGTTGCTGAATTGGAATTCTGCTGGATCATCAACTAGCTTGTGGCAGTTTGACCTGAAACTGAGGTTGTTGCTGCTAGCTGTGCTTTTGGGTTGGGGGAATTGGAGTGCGCAGGCAAAGGCTGAGCCATCGCCGGTACCAATGATGCGGCAGGTGCAGGTTTTCTTTCCAACTAACGCAAGTGGGGGGAATGACTTTACCCAGACAAGACCGGTGCGGCGCGATACGCCTGGTTTAAGGGTGGCTCAGTTTGCGGTTGAGCAACTGATTGCAGGACCGACGAGTGGAGAACAGCAACAGGGTCTGCGTTCAGCAGTGCGTTTACAGGGAAGTTCCAATTGCGGACGAGATTTTGCGCTGGCTATTTCTGGCAGAACTGCGAGGCTGCGGTTTTGTCGGCAGGTTGTCTCGAATGGAATTGGCGATGATGCACGGGCCATGAGTGCGATTGAGGCTACTTTGCGACAGTTTCCGACGGTGAATCGTGTGGTGATTTTGAATCCGAACGGCGATTGTCTTGGGGATGAGAGTGGTGAGAATCGTTGTTTGAGGAACCCGTAG
- a CDS encoding Uma2 family endonuclease, whose protein sequence is MVQAIGQQLTLEEFLALPEGNVLYQLVDGQAVPKFKSPETSPKFFHSSLTGALFGLLSPWAQQGRVRIEWAVALTRAGKPWVPVPDLYFV, encoded by the coding sequence ATGGTTCAGGCCATCGGTCAACAGCTGACCCTAGAGGAATTCCTGGCATTACCAGAAGGTAATGTCCTCTATCAGCTAGTCGATGGTCAGGCTGTCCCGAAATTCAAATCGCCTGAAACGTCTCCCAAATTCTTCCATAGCTCGCTCACAGGCGCTTTATTTGGGCTGCTTAGCCCGTGGGCTCAACAAGGACGCGTGCGGATTGAATGGGCAGTTGCTTTGACCCGTGCCGGTAAACCCTGGGTGCCCGTCCCTGATCTATATTTCGTATGA
- a CDS encoding Uma2 family endonuclease, protein MADEACPIAPELVIEIISPGQTFGEMTQKATDYLSAGVLRVWIVDPPFKKHHRVLSRCSPSHLHRANCPH, encoded by the coding sequence ATGGCTGACGAAGCCTGTCCCATCGCGCCTGAACTCGTCATTGAAATCATTTCCCCAGGCCAGACCTTCGGCGAAATGACCCAAAAAGCAACTGATTATCTGAGTGCAGGCGTGCTGAGGGTCTGGATTGTCGATCCCCCTTTTAAGAAGCATCACCGTGTTTTATCCCGATGCTCCCCCTCGCATCTACACAGAGCAAATTGCCCTCACTGA
- a CDS encoding Uma2 family endonuclease, with amino-acid sequence MSPLEAKPQIETWVAAPWSEYLQIIEAPAYEKAKGYYYRGHMRVEMLPVGFDHSTNHSIIAFAINLFAVLKQIPLTQADNCTYRKAGIQECQPDLSCYIGAKAQAIPPSTNIVNLNQYPAPDLVVEVAKTSLLDDLGIKRALYENLGVREYWVIDVRNAQLVAYAISERGSQQIETSQVLPGLTIAILAEALRRSRQTNQSTVGAWLLTQFQQA; translated from the coding sequence ATGAGTCCCCTAGAAGCCAAACCACAGATAGAGACTTGGGTAGCTGCTCCCTGGAGCGAGTATCTCCAGATCATCGAAGCCCCTGCCTACGAGAAGGCAAAAGGGTACTATTACCGGGGACACATGAGAGTTGAAATGCTTCCTGTTGGGTTTGATCACAGCACCAATCACAGCATCATTGCCTTTGCCATTAACTTATTTGCTGTCCTCAAACAGATTCCCCTCACCCAGGCCGATAACTGCACCTACCGCAAAGCTGGCATCCAAGAATGTCAACCTGACCTCTCGTGTTACATCGGAGCCAAAGCACAAGCAATCCCACCCAGCACTAACATCGTTAACCTTAATCAATATCCAGCGCCTGATTTGGTTGTTGAAGTTGCTAAAACCTCTTTACTAGACGACCTCGGTATCAAACGAGCGCTCTACGAAAACCTAGGGGTCAGGGAATATTGGGTTATTGATGTTCGGAATGCTCAGCTTGTTGCTTATGCGATCAGTGAGCGCGGCTCCCAACAAATTGAGACATCGCAAGTCCTACCAGGGCTCACCATCGCAATCCTCGCAGAAGCTCTACGCCGCAGTCGTCAAACTAACCAATCAACTGTTGGTGCCTGGTTGCTCACCCAATTTCAGCAAGCTTAA
- the msrA gene encoding peptide-methionine (S)-S-oxide reductase MsrA, which produces MKENQRFILFRPFVLSLAILPLGIAAALTFAGSSSSSPSLPDPAVNPPTSGAQRQTAVLAGGCFWGMEAVFEHLKGVSEVVTGFSGGSAATANYEMVSAGDTEHAEAVQITYDPSQISYAQLLKVYFSVAHDPTQLNRQGPDQGPAYRSAIFFANDEQRQVAQAYVAQLNKAQVFRSPVVTQLAPLNGFYAAEPYHQNFVARNPNNPYVIVHDRPQLKQLKQQFPDLHKP; this is translated from the coding sequence GTGAAGGAAAATCAACGTTTCATCCTCTTTCGTCCGTTCGTGCTCAGCTTAGCCATCCTTCCCTTGGGCATTGCAGCTGCCCTCACCTTCGCCGGGTCCAGTTCATCCAGCCCGTCCTTACCCGACCCAGCCGTCAATCCCCCAACCTCTGGAGCGCAAAGGCAAACAGCCGTTCTCGCCGGAGGTTGCTTTTGGGGCATGGAAGCCGTCTTTGAACATCTCAAAGGCGTCTCCGAGGTTGTCACTGGCTTCTCCGGTGGCAGTGCCGCGACTGCCAATTACGAGATGGTCAGCGCTGGCGACACAGAACATGCCGAGGCAGTGCAAATCACCTACGACCCCTCGCAGATCTCCTATGCTCAGCTGCTCAAGGTCTACTTCTCAGTCGCGCACGACCCAACCCAACTGAACCGCCAGGGCCCTGACCAAGGCCCAGCCTACCGCTCAGCCATCTTCTTTGCCAACGACGAGCAGAGGCAAGTCGCCCAAGCCTACGTTGCTCAACTTAACAAAGCCCAAGTCTTCCGCAGCCCGGTTGTGACCCAGCTTGCGCCCCTAAACGGCTTCTACGCCGCTGAGCCCTACCACCAAAATTTCGTCGCCCGCAATCCTAATAATCCTTATGTCATCGTGCATGACCGGCCTCAACTCAAGCAGCTCAAGCAGCAATTTCCAGACCTGCACAAGCCGTAA
- a CDS encoding S9 family peptidase, whose amino-acid sequence MAEPKVSPYGTWKSPITSDLIVAGTIGLGQVALDGDDTYWTESRPTEAGRNVLVRRTPDDQINSQTDGQISDVTPAPFNVRTRVHEYGGGAFTVAQGMVYFSNFADQRLYRQEPGGSPQPITPEAAFRYANAVVDAAGQRLICVREDHSQGGHEPINTLVSVDLNSGDQQVLVSGNDFYASPCLSPDGSRLAWITWHHPNLPWDGTELWVGSFQADGSLGQLEQVAGGLEESIFQPEWSPDGVLYFVSDRTDWWNLYRWQNGKLEPLAPMAAEFGLPQWVFGMSTYGFASANQLICTYNERGTWQLASLDTTTLKLEPIATPYTEISSLQVAPGRVAFCAGSPTKATSVVQLDLSRLGSPPEILRRSSELTIGTSYLSQPEVIEFPTGNGLTAYAFFYPPQNCDYRALEGERPPLLVKSHGGPTGATSSVLSLRTQYWTSRGFALLDVNYGGSTGYGRAYRQRLRDRWGIVDVEDCTNGALYLAQQGKVDGERLTISGGSAGGYTTLCALTFQTSFKAGASYYGVSDLEALARDTHKFEARYLDGLIGPYPERQDLYQARSPIHATERLACPVIFFQGLEDKVVPPNQAEMMVEALRAKGLPVAYVAFVGEQHGFRRAENIKRALDGEFYFYARVFGFEPADPIEPVPIENL is encoded by the coding sequence ATGGCTGAACCCAAGGTTTCGCCCTATGGCACCTGGAAATCACCCATCACCTCGGACCTCATTGTGGCGGGCACCATAGGACTGGGGCAGGTTGCCTTAGACGGGGACGATACCTACTGGACTGAGAGCCGCCCCACCGAGGCAGGCCGCAACGTGCTCGTGCGTCGAACTCCTGATGACCAGATAAACAGCCAGACCGACGGCCAAATCAGTGACGTTACCCCAGCCCCTTTCAACGTTCGCACCCGAGTTCATGAGTATGGCGGCGGTGCGTTCACGGTTGCGCAGGGCATGGTCTATTTCTCCAATTTTGCCGACCAGCGCCTCTACCGGCAGGAGCCCGGCGGCTCACCCCAGCCAATCACCCCAGAAGCTGCTTTCCGCTACGCCAATGCTGTAGTTGACGCCGCAGGTCAACGGCTGATCTGTGTGCGCGAGGACCATAGCCAGGGCGGTCATGAGCCGATCAACACGCTGGTAAGCGTGGACCTGAACAGCGGGGACCAGCAAGTTCTAGTCAGTGGCAATGACTTCTACGCCTCGCCTTGCCTCAGCCCCGACGGCTCACGCCTAGCCTGGATCACCTGGCATCACCCCAACCTGCCCTGGGATGGCACCGAACTCTGGGTAGGCAGCTTTCAGGCGGATGGGTCATTGGGCCAGTTGGAACAGGTCGCCGGGGGGCTGGAGGAGTCTATCTTCCAACCCGAATGGTCGCCGGACGGTGTGCTGTACTTCGTCTCCGACCGAACTGACTGGTGGAATCTGTACCGCTGGCAGAACGGCAAGCTCGAACCGTTGGCACCGATGGCGGCTGAGTTCGGCCTGCCACAGTGGGTGTTCGGCATGAGCACCTACGGCTTTGCCTCAGCCAATCAACTGATTTGCACCTACAACGAGCGTGGCACCTGGCAACTGGCCAGCCTCGACACAACCACGCTCAAGCTGGAACCAATTGCAACGCCCTACACCGAAATCAGCTCCTTGCAGGTGGCACCGGGACGAGTCGCCTTCTGTGCCGGTTCCCCAACCAAAGCCACGTCGGTTGTGCAACTGGACCTCAGCCGCCTGGGGAGCCCGCCAGAGATTCTGCGCCGCTCCAGCGAACTCACGATCGGCACAAGCTACCTATCCCAACCGGAAGTCATCGAGTTTCCTACCGGCAACGGCTTAACGGCTTATGCCTTTTTCTATCCGCCCCAAAACTGCGACTACCGGGCCCTAGAGGGGGAGCGCCCGCCCTTGCTGGTCAAGAGCCACGGTGGGCCAACCGGGGCAACCTCAAGCGTCTTGAGCCTGCGCACGCAGTATTGGACCAGTCGCGGTTTTGCACTGTTGGATGTCAATTATGGCGGCAGCACCGGCTATGGACGGGCCTATCGGCAACGGCTGCGGGACCGCTGGGGCATTGTCGATGTCGAAGACTGCACCAACGGCGCTTTGTACCTGGCACAGCAGGGCAAAGTGGACGGTGAACGGCTGACGATTTCAGGGGGCAGTGCTGGGGGCTACACGACTCTCTGTGCACTGACTTTCCAAACCAGCTTCAAAGCTGGTGCCAGCTACTACGGGGTTAGCGACCTGGAAGCCCTGGCCCGCGACACCCACAAATTCGAGGCTCGTTATCTAGATGGGCTGATCGGCCCTTATCCTGAGCGCCAAGACCTCTACCAGGCCCGTTCCCCAATTCATGCCACCGAGCGGCTGGCCTGCCCGGTGATTTTCTTCCAGGGACTTGAAGATAAGGTCGTGCCCCCCAACCAGGCCGAGATGATGGTAGAAGCCCTGCGGGCCAAGGGCTTGCCAGTCGCCTACGTTGCTTTTGTGGGCGAGCAGCATGGCTTCCGTCGCGCCGAAAATATCAAGCGTGCCCTGGACGGTGAGTTCTATTTCTACGCCCGCGTGTTTGGGTTCGAGCCTGCCGATCCGATTGAACCTGTGCCAATTGAGAACCTCTAG
- a CDS encoding GDSL-type esterase/lipase family protein, translating to MRICFVGDSFVNGTGDSECLGWTGRVCAAARQQGHDLTYYNLGIRRETTTDIRARWQAEVERRLPESCDGRVVFSFGVNDTTIEQGQTRVQFADSLANTHQILSLAQQRFPVLMVGPLPVTDAEQNSRIGDLSTRFGQICAGLKIPYLEAFSWLLESAIWRQEALAGDGYHPSAGGYTQVAELVQSWPAWRHWFKSY from the coding sequence ATGCGAATTTGCTTCGTCGGTGACTCCTTTGTCAATGGCACCGGGGACTCAGAGTGCTTGGGTTGGACAGGCAGGGTTTGTGCAGCGGCGCGGCAGCAGGGCCATGATCTGACCTACTACAACCTGGGCATTCGGCGCGAAACCACAACCGACATTCGAGCGCGTTGGCAAGCGGAAGTGGAACGTCGTTTGCCCGAATCTTGTGACGGCAGAGTTGTGTTTTCTTTTGGTGTGAATGACACAACTATTGAACAGGGCCAAACTCGGGTTCAGTTTGCAGATTCACTCGCCAATACTCATCAGATCTTGAGTCTGGCTCAGCAACGGTTTCCAGTCCTGATGGTGGGGCCACTGCCTGTAACCGATGCTGAGCAAAATTCGAGAATTGGCGATTTGTCAACGCGGTTCGGCCAGATTTGTGCAGGTCTGAAGATTCCTTATCTAGAAGCTTTCTCCTGGCTGCTAGAGTCGGCGATCTGGCGGCAGGAAGCCCTGGCAGGCGATGGCTACCATCCCAGTGCAGGAGGCTACACTCAAGTTGCAGAGTTAGTGCAAAGCTGGCCTGCCTGGCGCCATTGGTTCAAATCTTATTAA